The Streptomyces sp. NBC_00569 genomic sequence GCGGTCCAGGCGGCAGCTTGGGATAGTCGACGACGCCCGTGTGCGCCTCGACGAGCGCCAGCACCGGCTCCCCGGCCCGCGCCATGCTGCACTCCCCCGAGACGGGGTCATACACCGCGTACAGGCAGCTCACGCCCACCGCCGCGTCGGCGTGCGCTGTGCGGTGGCCCGCTGGGCGGCCGGCCTGGTCCTCGTGCGCGGTCTGCTCGACCAGGTCGGCCAGGCGGGACAGCAGCTCGTCCGGGCTCAGGTCCAGCCGGGCCAGGACACGCACCCCCGTGCGCAGGCGTCCCATGGTGGCCGCGGCCTGCATGCCGTGACCAAGGACATCCCCGACGACCAGGCCGATGCGGGTACCGGACAAAGGGATGACGTCGTACCAGTCGCCGCCCACCCCGGACCCGCTGTCGGCGGGCAGGTAGCGGCTCGCCGAGTCGACGGCGGCGTGCGGCGGCAGGCGGCGTGGAAGCAGGCTCCGCTGGAGCTTGAGGGCCACGCTGTGGCCACGGGTGACCACCGGCATCAGCAGGAAACCGATCAGCAGGGCGCCCAGGCCCAGGACCGTGACCCCGCCCGTCGGGCCGATCAGCGGCAGGTCGACGGCGGTCGTGCCGTACCGGGGATCCGCGTAGACGACGAAGGTGGCGTAGAGGAACAGCAAGAGCATGAACAGCGCGCCGAGCCCCGGCAGCACCCCCTTGAAGACCAGGTCCCTGACACTGCGGGTGAGGATCTTGCGGTGGTACCAGACGCAGGCGAAACCGGCCAGTCCGTACTGGAACGCGATCGCGAGACCGACCGAATCGATCGAGTCGGCCAGGACATTCCGGCTGAGCGAGGCCAGCAGGACGAACAGGGCGACCGAGACCGCTCCCATACCGATGGTCCCCCAGGTGGGGGTGAGAAACCTGCGGTGGACCCGGGCGAACCGAGAGGGGACAGCCTTGTGGACCGCCATGGAGAACACCGTCCTGGCCAGCGGCAGGATGGTGGTCTGGGCGGACGCCAACGCGGAGGTCAGCACCATCAGGATCAGCAGTCTCGACAGGAACAGCCCCGTGCCCTGGCTCCCGAACACGGCCTCCCCCAGCCCGGAGAACACATTGTCCGCGTTGTCCGCGTTGCCGAGTCCGATGCCCGAGGTGCCGACTCCCGCGAACGCCTGCGCCGACGTGGACACCAGCCCGTACATGACCAGGAGCAGCACGGTGGACAAGACCGCGGCACGGCCCGGGATGCGCGTGCTGTCGACGGTTTCCTCGTTGACGGAGAACGCGGTGTCCCAGCCCCAGTAGATGAAGACCCCCGCGAGGATGCCCGAGGTCATGGCCGTCACCGAGGGCACCGCGAAGGGGTTGAACCAGGACGCGGACACATGGATCGCCGTCGGCGGAGGGCTGGTGTACACCCTGACCAGCGCGGCGACGGCGAGCAGGATCAGCATCGCCACTTCCATGCACAGCAGCCAGCGCTGTACAGCCGCCGAGAACGAGATGCCGACGTAGCAGATCACTGTCAGCACGGCGATCCAGATGACGCCTGCCGCGGTGGTCCACAGCCGGTTCTCCGCCAGTGCGTCCAGGCCGATCAGCCTAAAGCCGTAGGCAGCGGCGATCTGCGCAAGGCTCGCCATGACGATCATGTTGGCGACGATGAGACCCCAGCCGCCCATCCAGCCCGTGCGCGGTCCGAAGGCGCGGGTGGCCCAGGTGAAGGTGGTCCCGCAGTCGGCGTTGCTCGCGTTGAGCTCCCTGAAGGCGTACGCGACCAGCAGCATCGGGACGAAAGCCAGCATGGTGACGATCGGAGCCTGCAAACCGACTCCGGCCACGATGATGCCCAGCGTGGCGGCGAGGCTGTACGCCGGGCCGGTGGAGGCCAGGCCCATGACGACCGAGGAGAACATGCCCAGGGCATTGTTCTTGAGCCCCTTCCGGCCGGACCCTGTGCCCGGAGCGGGAAGACCAGCCGACTCGGCACCGCCGAAGAGCCTCACACTTGATTCCAACGCAGGGCCGCTTCCCTTCGCAACAGCGCGCGGACCCCCCGGCAGTGGCTGCCACCGTGCACGACGGGAATACGGCCGTTGTGTGCCGCTCACAGAGAAAACCGCCGATAGCTCTGAACTGCACCGGCATCGCACCTCGAATCGCGCAGCGTCACAAGCGGATGACGAACGGGGCGATGTCGTCGCACCGGGTCGCGCAGCGTCATCGGCGGATGACGACCAAGGCGACGTCGTCGCGGGCCACGCCGATGACTGGCGGCCGGGCCGGCCATGCGTCCACCCACTCGTCGAGGCAAGGGCGGTGCCCTGGGCGAGAGCGGAGATCACGCGGGCCTCGCCGGCATCGATGCCCTCGTCACGGCATTCGACGAGCCCGTCGGTGCAGAGCACGTTCGACGAGCCCACCGGTGCAGAGCACGAGGGTGCCGCCCGGCGTGCAGGGCAGAGCGGCCCGGGGCACGGGCGCAGGCGTGGTACGGGCGCGGGACGGTATGGGCGCGGGACGGTATGGGCGGGGCGCCGAGCGGGGGGGACCCGTGGCCTGGTCCAGCCGGCTCGCAGGCCCCGTCGAGAAGGGAGCAGGACGAGCGGGTGCCCGGCGAGGCCTGTAGACGATCAACCTGCTGCGGGGGCCGATGAACACCTCCACCACGGTTGCGGCCCTCACGCCGTCGATAAAGCGGGCGTACCGGCCAAAGACCTCCAGGGCCCGGGCCGGGCCCGGGACGGGCCCGAAGGCTGCGCTCAGCACACTGCGGAACATACCCATGACGGCTGCGACCGGCAGCAGACGCGGACTGTCAGGACGCGGCCGACAACGGACGTGGACTGTCAGGGCATCCGGTTCAGGGCAGTGGACCACAGCGGCCTCGAGCCGAAGGTCCTCCCTCCTGGTGAGGGTCTTCGGCCGACGCAGGATCCATCATCGTCGCGTCCTTACCGGCCAAGACGGAGGAGGAATCGGGACTCGCCATCGCCAACCGGCTCCACCACTCCGCCGGACCCCCACCCCCCACCCTCGGCCCTCGGCCCTCGGTCCTCGGCCTGATCGACAACCAAGGCCCGCTTCACGCTCTGCACGACGCGCACCGGCGCCACAGCACCCAATGCACCACAGCCAGCGCGCACCGGCAGGCATGCGCCACCTGTGGTGCTCGGCTATGAGATGGCCGAGAGCCACTGGGCACCCCCAGGGGGAGGTCCCCTCATGTCTCATCCGCAGGTGTTGGCGGGCGCCGGGACGCCCGCACCGGTGCTGTCACAAGCGCAGGTGCCACCTGCGGCGAAGCGTAGAGATGCCCGGACCCGGCCGATCGGCATGCGTGCGCCCGTGGGTGACGGCCCGCCTCCCCCGTGATCGTTCAGGACTTGGTCCGGAGGATCCGTACGCGCATCAGATCGTGGCCCGCTTTCGATCGCCGTCCGGCCGGGTCTTGGAGCCGGCCGGCGGGTTGGCCCTGTGCGCGGCACCGACACACCCGGAGCCCATCACCGGCCGGATCCCCCGGCCGGCCAAGCAGCCCAGGGGCATGTTCTCGGCTCGCCGGCAGGAGAGGAAAACGTGTCCTGGAGGCCCTCACCTCCAGGCCGGACTCCCCTTTGCAGGCGAGCATCGGTAATCCGCCGGCCCACCCGGCCGCGCCGCGAATACGGAATGCATTTCTGCTATTACCGTGAGCAAATTAAGCGCCTTCAATGTGGTGCAGGTCACATGATTTACGTCACTCTTGTCCGACTTTGAGGTATTTGCCGCGTGGGGTGGGTCATATGGCCTGCGTCACTATGAAGACGAATAGTAGACCGGGACCGCGTGTTCCCCAGGTTTTGCGGCGCCCCCGGATCACTTTTGACCACCCCATACTAATCCCCATCGTAAAAGGGAGTCATTGACCTGGGTTTCCTCCCTGATTAACAATTCTTGGCATCACCCCCCGACGGAACAGGAATTACTGCATGCAGATCACCGCGATGCCCAAGAAGTTCGCCCGCATGACCAAGACCAAGAAGATGTCGCTGGGCATGGTCGCCGCCGGCGCCGCCGTGATGGCCGGCACCGTCATCAGCGCCCCCGCCGCCTCGGCCGCCACCGCCGCCCCCTCCGGCAACGTCGACACCTGGATCAAGGAGTCGCTGAAGGTCATGCACGCCCAGGGCATCCCGGGCACCTACGAGGGCATCCACCGCAACCTGATGCGCGAGTCCACCGGCAACCCCAACGCCATCAACAACTGGGACTCCAACGCCGTGAAGGGCATCCCCTCCAAGGGCCTGATGCAGGTCATCGACCCGACCTTCAAGGCCTACCACGTCGCCGGCACCTCGCAGAACATCTACGACCCGGTCGCCAACATCACCGCCTCCGCCAAGTACGCCGCGGACCGCTACGGCTCGATCGACAACGTCAACTCCGCGTACTGATCCCACCCGACACACCACCCCGCACACACGGCCGACAGCGGGCGCCACACCCCCGCCCGCACCACGCCAAGAAGACGAACCACCGCAGGCCGCGTCCCCCACGGCCGGCCTGCCCACGACAGCCGAACACTCCCCTGCCACCCACACGGCACGCCCCCACCCCGGGCACCCCCACGCCACGGCAGCGGTCGAGACGGCATCGAACAACACCACGCACACAGCGCACGCGCCCACGCGGCATGCCCCGACCCCGGGCGCCCCCACGCCGTGGCTGCGGTCGCAACGGCGTCGAACAACACCGCACATACAGCGCCTGCCCCCGCGCACGCCCACGCACCCGCGGGGACCGTCCCGGCGCCGGGCTCCGCCCGCCCACAGCACTACCGTGCTCCCCGCACCGACGGGTACCTCAAGGACGCCGGCAGCGCACTGCCCGTCATCACACCCGACGCGAACGTCATCACGCCCGACGCGAACGGCGCCGCGTACGTGTAGGGAGAAGCTGAAAAAGGGGCCCTGCCTGAAGGCTTGGACGGTGAAGACGACGAGGGGCCCGACTGGTCGAGATCTTCGTATCGGGCCCTGTGGCACTGCACACGAAGACCCTCCCCTCAACACCTCCCACCGCCCTCCCCCGCCGCCGGGCCACGCAGCCCCGCCCGCACCCTTCGCGCACGCTGAACCAGGTCGGCCCGTTACGACTGCAGGTTCAGGGTGATGTGCGGAGCCAGCGCGCGCAGGAACTCGGTGGCGTCGAAGATCTCACCGGCGGCCGCAACGCCAACAGTGCGGGTACGCCCGGACAGGACGCGCTCGAGGGCCTCCACGACAAGAGGGGCCGTGACGGCATAGATGTCTTGACCGCGGGCCACAGCGCGGCGTTCGGCGCCGCCCGAGCGCACGAGGGCGTCGATGAGGAAGGTCTGGCCGGACCGTCCGTACGCGTCGGCCGCGGTCGGTGCCGGCGTGTCCGGGGCCGCGATGTCACGGACGGCTGCAGCCGTCATGTAGGTGGTGACGTCCGAAATGGGCAGGTGGCTGGGCACGGTGACCACGTCGGCCATCGTGAACTCCCCGATCACCGGCTGGGGGCCCATCGGGGCGGGGAAGTCCCATTCCATGGTGGGCGGCGCGTCGGTGCGGTACTCCCACTGCCCTCCGACGTAGCGCATGCGCCGCTCGCCGCGGCGCTCTCGCGAGACCGCGCCCGAACGCCGCGTCCCTGCGGTGGGGTGCCAACTGCTCAGCCCGTAGGCGATGTGCGCCTCGTCGGCCTCGGTCCAGTCGCCCATCGCTACGGTGATCAGCAGGTCGCCCAGCCCGCCGAAGAAAGCCATCGCCGGGACGATCACCGCGCCCTCCCGCCGTGCCCGGCCGGCGAAGTGCGCGAACGTGTCGATGTTCGCCTCGATCTCAGCCGCCACATCCAGATACGGGACCTTCGCCCGCAACGCCGCCTCGATCACGGGGGCAGCCGTCGAGGCGAAGGGGCCGGCGCAATTGATGACGGCGGCCGCGCCGGCCAGCGCACGCTCCAGTGCCTCCGGGTCGTGCACCGTCGCCGGGCGGGCCTCCAGACCGCTCTCGTGGGCCAGCGCCTTCAGCTGGTCCGCATCACGGCCGGACAGCACCGGGACGAACCCGCGTTCCACCAGCTCCGCCACCACGAACCGCCCGGTGTGCCCGTACGCACCGAACACCGCGACCGTCTGCCCCGACCCCATCAGACCGCTCCCCTGCCCTTGTATGCCCGCTCCAGCGCCGGTCCCTGGTCACCCGGCGCGCTCTGGCTCCAAGAGCCTGGCGCGAAGCGGCACTCCCGCACGAGTGTCTGCAACGACATGACCCATACACTTTCGGACATGCCCACCGTCGCGTTGGCCATCACCGATGGCATGTTGCACCTCGAACTGTCCCTGGCCTGCGAGGTCTTCGGTGCCGACCTGACCCACATCGCCAACCCCTGGTACGACTTCTCGCTCTGCGGACCGCGCGCCGTACAGGTCGACCGCTTCACCATCGAACCCGACCACGGGCTCGACCACCTCGCGCACGCCGACACCGTGATCGTCCCAGGCTGGGCCGATACCGACCAGGACCCCCCCGCCGACCTCGTCGACGCCGTCCGCGCGGCCCATGCGGCGGGCGCACGCGTGGCCTCCCTGTGCACCGGCGCCTTCGTCCTGGCCGCGGCCGGCCTCCTTGACGGCAAGCGCGCCACCACGCACTGGGCGCACACCCGCGAACTGTCCAGGCGCCACCCGAACATCACCGTGGACCCAGACGTCCTCTACGTCGACAACGGCAGCGTACTGACCTCCGCCGGCAAGGCCGCCGCCATGGACCTGTGCCTGCACCTGGTACGCCTCGACCACGGCTCGACCATCGCCAACAAGATCGCCCGACGCCTGGTCGTACCGCCTCACCGGGACGGCGGCCAGGCCCAGTTCATCGCCACGCCCGTCCCCGAACCGCGCAACCATCCCCTCGCCGACCTGTTCCCCTGGGTCCTGGCACGCCTCGACCAGCCGCTCACCGTCGAGGACCTTGCCCGCCAGGCACGGATGAGCTCACGTCACCTGGGCCGCCACTTCAAGCAGGTGACCGGCACCACCCCACTGCAGTGGCTCCACACCCAACGCATCCGGCACGCCCAGGAATTGCTGGAGACCACCGACCACACCGTCGACACCATCGCATCAACCACCGGAATGGGCACCGCCACCACGCTGCGCCGCCACTTCGCCCGCACGGTCGGCGTCCCACCGGACACCTACCGCCGGACCTTCCGCGCTCAGCCGCTCATCACCTCCCCCACCCAGCCGCAGCAGACCCCACCACGGTGACCACCAGGCCTGCTCCCGGCACCGCCTGACAGCGGCTCGCAACCGCCCTTGGCCACAACGCCCAGAACAGACAGCCGACTCAATTGCCATAGAGAGCAGCTCCGTCACAGGTGCGGTGACCGAGCACCATCACTGGCGCCGCTCGCCAAGCAGCCTGCTCAGCCCGGCTATGCGCAGCGCCCCGTCCGAGAATTCCCGCACGGGCCCTGCCGACTCGTCGCAGCTCACGAACAGCCGATCAGACAGGTGGATACGCGAGTTGAGTGCCGTGGACAATCAGCAGCCTGCGCCCCATGTCTCTCGTCACGGCCTGCCACCCTGATGCACCTCCCCCACAGCTTGTACGGACAGGCGCCTCACTCACGCCGGGGAATCCATGGATCCCTGAACACCTCAACGGCACACGATGCGGGTGTTCAAGACGGTGCACGCCGGACTCGGCCAGCAGTTGGAAGCAGGCGTACGAGACGGCCACGTACCCTCCCGCCCAGACGCGGCCCGGCCCGCGGCCCCGGGCCGGCCCCCATACGACGACATTGTGCAGCGGGGACCGGGCCGCGGGTTGATTCGGCCATCGCCTCGAGTGCGGGCCTCTGCTTCACATCGGGCCCGGCCGTCACCACGGCAGGAGCGGCGGTGGGGGCGTAGAAGATCTCTCCGCGCAGGACGACCTCGGCGCAGCCAGTGGCTGGGCGTCACCCGAACCCCGCGGCAACCGGAACGGGCCACACCGGCCCAGGACAGACAGCAGACACAAAAAAGACCCCGCACCACACAACTCGGTACGGGGTCTTCACAGAGCGCCGGGCAGGCCTTGCACCTGCATCTCCCCACAGGAAGCGGGACGTCTTTCCTTAGAAGTGATTTCATTTGGGGAGTCTGCGGTGGCAGATGAGTGTCGCGGCGATGGCGACGAAGGCAAGGAAGTGTTCGGGCTTGCGTTCGTAGCGGCGGTGAAGTCTGCGGCAGCCGGCGAGCCAGGCGACGGAGCGTTCTACGACCCAGCGGTGTCGTCCGAGGCGGTCGGAGTTTTCGATGCCTCGGCGGGCGATGCGGGGTGTGATGCCGCGTGAGCGGAGCCATCGACGCAGGTGAGGGTAGTCGTAACCTTTGTCGCCATGGAGCTTGTCCGGCCTGCGGCGGCGCGGTCCGCGGCGGGACCTGATCGGTGGGATCCCACGGGCGAGAGGCTCAAAGCCCTGACTGTCGTGGGTGTTGGCCGCGGAGATTCCGAGCGAGATCGGAAGGCCGTTGCGGTCAACTATGAGGTGGATTTTGGACCCCTTCTTACCTCGGTCGGTCGGATTCGGTCCCGTCAACTGCCCCCTTTGAGCGCGCGGACACTCACCGAATCGATAGCGCAGCGCGACCAGTCCAGCTCGCCCTGGACGCCGAGTTCATCGAGCACCAGGCGGTGGAGCCTGGCCCACACTCTGGCCTGGGACCACTCGGTGAAACGCCGGAAGGCGGTCACACCTGACGGTCCGATACCAGGTGGGAGTTGGTTCCATGTGCATCCTGACGTGGCTACGAACACGATGGCCGCCAGCACTTCACGGTCCCCATGCCGTCGCCGGCCGCCACCCTGAGGACGCGTCGGCGCTGGAGGAACCACCCGCTGGAACAACTCCCACAAGCCGTCCGGCACCAACCGCTCAACAAGCTTCGTCGTCACGCCATCAGCATCCCGCAAGATCACACCAAACGAAATGACTTCTTAGACCACCAACGCACAGCCTGCCAACGCGAATTCCGCCGACCAGCCCAAGATCAACAATACCAGACACAACACACCGACCTCACCGACCCCACCGACCCCACCGACCCCACCGACCAAGACACAGACAGCAAACCGTTAGAAATCCGCGATGACGCGCCCGCCGCCGCCGTTGCCCTCCTTCGGGACCGATCGCCTGCACCATGGACCTGCGTGATCGTCACCAATGGCCGCACCGCTCAACAGGAAGCGAAGATCCGCAACACCGGGCTCGACCAACTCGTCCAGGGCTGGGTGGTCTCCGAGTCCATCGGTCACAAGAAGCCCGAACCGCAAATCTTCCATGCCGCAGCAGCAACCGTCCGGCTTCCTTTGCCTGGTGCATGGGTCATCGGCGATTCACCCCATGCTGACATCGCCGGCGCCGAAGCGCTCGGGCTTCGAAACGTGTGGGTGACGGATGGCTCGCCCTGGCCCCAGAACTCCTACCAGCCAACCCACATCGCCCAAGACGTCGCCACCGCGATCAGCCACGCCATGAGGCTGCCGTGATCGCCCAGCGCTCGTGGTCCCGCCACTGGTCGTTGATGAACTCGACAGCGGCCGAGTAACCCTCACGCTGGATACCCAGACGCTTGACCAGGTTCAGCGACGATGTGTTGTCCGGCTGGATGTTCGCCTTCAGCCGGTGCATTCCTGTTGGCTGAACCATCGCGGGATCTTACGCAAGCCACTCGTCGACGCGTCCAGCAGCCAGCGGAAGATTCGGCCGCAGTGGTATAGGCCCGGCGGTGACCTGAGCGTTCAAGGCCGTTGGTTCAGGGCCTGGGTCAACTTTCTGTTCGCTGCTAGGGCGGCTTCCCACTCCGCTGTCGGCTCTTCCAGCTCTCCTTGTCCGTCAACGATCTCCCGCTCAGGGAGAGCGATTCGACGCTGGAGCTGGTCGACGCTGGCCGGGGTGAGTTGAGCTTGTTCTATACCTCTGGTGCTTCTCAGGCCTGCCACATCTATGGTGCCGTGGTGACACATGGGCTGTACCCACGACTCGCGGAAGCGTTCCCAGCACTTGCTACCGAGATCGCTGAGCTGCTGCGTGCTAAGGGTGAACCACTGGCCGAGGTGGTCGCTGGCCTGCCCTACCACGGCCCGTGCACCTGTACCCGTTGCACGAAGCGCGAGCAGGACGTGCGCGGACACCACCTCCGCAAGCACGGGGGCGACCCAGCGCCGGGCCTACCTCGTGAGCCCCGACGCGGACCATCCCCGCGGGCGCGGGGGCGACAGCAGGCCGATCCCGGTCCCGGCCGTGGCGACCGGACCATCCCCGCAGGCGCGGGCGCAAAGGTGAGCTCAAGGGCTTCACCTGGCAGGACTACCACGACCTCATCGTGCGGGCACACATTCAGCTCGGCGGCCCCGATCGTGTTGGTCTGGGACAACCTACGCACTCACCTCATGCCACAGATGAAGGCTTTCATCGCTGCGAATGACCACTGGCTGACGGTCTTCCACTTCCCCTCCAACGAGCCCGACCTCAACCCGCAGGAAGGCATCTGGTCCCTGGCGAATCGGACTATCGGGCCACCTCGCCGCCGTGAACCTCGACCAGGTGGCCTCCGCAGGCAAGCGCAGCCTCAAGAAGATCCAGTACCGCCCACACCTGGTCGACGGCTGCCTTGCTGGCACCGGCCTCGCCATAGACGACAGCCAGTGATCAGGCCGCCATCACACATTCAACTTCGCTTGTGCCATGGGGTGATACCGGCACCGCACACAAGGTGGTAGTCCTTGCCGCGATTGTCCCTCAATGGTGGCGGCGCCCAGCTTGTGGACGCCGCCCCGGGGAGGGGAGGTAAGGCTCAGCGGGCGTGAAGAACCATGGCCGAGCCACCGCCACGGCGCTCGGGCTCGGCGACCGCTTCGATCTTGCCGCCTGGCAGGAATTCCAGTGCTGCAACCGCCCCGATCTCCGGCGAGGGAGTGAAGGCACTCGGGGCCAGGACGAACTTGTGGCCCAGACGTTCCAGCGCCGTCCGCTCAGGCGAGTCGAGGAAGGCCGGTTCGGCCTCGGTCGCCACCCCGTTGCGCTGGGAGATCCGCGGCTCGTCGACCGCCTCCGGCAGGGTCATGCCGAGGTCGAGGCGGTTGAAGAGGGTCTGCAGCACGGTGGTGATGATCGTGGAGCCGCCGGGCGAGCCGATGGCGATCATCGGCTTGCCGTCCTTGAGCACGATGGTCGGCGACATGCTGCTGCGGGGGCGCTTGACGGGTCCAGGCAGGTTCGGGTCCGGCACACCTTGGGTGATCGGGGTGAAGTCGAAGTCCGTCAGCTCGTTGTTGAGCAGGAACCCCCGCCCCGGCACGGTGATGGCTGAGCCGCCCGTCTGCTCGATCGTCAGGGTGTAGGAGACGACGTTGCCCCAGCGGTCGGCGGTCAC encodes the following:
- a CDS encoding amino acid permease — translated: MFSSVVMGLASTGPAYSLAATLGIIVAGVGLQAPIVTMLAFVPMLLVAYAFRELNASNADCGTTFTWATRAFGPRTGWMGGWGLIVANMIVMASLAQIAAAYGFRLIGLDALAENRLWTTAAGVIWIAVLTVICYVGISFSAAVQRWLLCMEVAMLILLAVAALVRVYTSPPPTAIHVSASWFNPFAVPSVTAMTSGILAGVFIYWGWDTAFSVNEETVDSTRIPGRAAVLSTVLLLVMYGLVSTSAQAFAGVGTSGIGLGNADNADNVFSGLGEAVFGSQGTGLFLSRLLILMVLTSALASAQTTILPLARTVFSMAVHKAVPSRFARVHRRFLTPTWGTIGMGAVSVALFVLLASLSRNVLADSIDSVGLAIAFQYGLAGFACVWYHRKILTRSVRDLVFKGVLPGLGALFMLLLFLYATFVVYADPRYGTTAVDLPLIGPTGGVTVLGLGALLIGFLLMPVVTRGHSVALKLQRSLLPRRLPPHAAVDSASRYLPADSGSGVGGDWYDVIPLSGTRIGLVVGDVLGHGMQAAATMGRLRTGVRVLARLDLSPDELLSRLADLVEQTAHEDQAGRPAGHRTAHADAAVGVSCLYAVYDPVSGECSMARAGEPVLALVEAHTGVVDYPKLPPGPPLGIGGLPYQSTEVDLAPGTLVALFTGGLLQAADDREAGLAQLSQVLGESRGSLEELCDRAVATMLPGAVDVDATMLLVRTRLLAPNRFAQWALAPDPAAVAAIRSAVGKQLGDWGLDDVVFTTELIVSELVTNAIRYAGGDPIQVRLIREGTLTCEVSDTGHTAPNLRHAASDDEGGRGLFIIAQMTHHWGTRYTSTGKTIWTEQDLPQPEGP
- a CDS encoding saccharopine dehydrogenase family protein; amino-acid sequence: MGSGQTVAVFGAYGHTGRFVVAELVERGFVPVLSGRDADQLKALAHESGLEARPATVHDPEALERALAGAAAVINCAGPFASTAAPVIEAALRAKVPYLDVAAEIEANIDTFAHFAGRARREGAVIVPAMAFFGGLGDLLITVAMGDWTEADEAHIAYGLSSWHPTAGTRRSGAVSRERRGERRMRYVGGQWEYRTDAPPTMEWDFPAPMGPQPVIGEFTMADVVTVPSHLPISDVTTYMTAAAVRDIAAPDTPAPTAADAYGRSGQTFLIDALVRSGGAERRAVARGQDIYAVTAPLVVEALERVLSGRTRTVGVAAAGEIFDATEFLRALAPHITLNLQS
- a CDS encoding GlxA family transcriptional regulator, which gives rise to MPTVALAITDGMLHLELSLACEVFGADLTHIANPWYDFSLCGPRAVQVDRFTIEPDHGLDHLAHADTVIVPGWADTDQDPPADLVDAVRAAHAAGARVASLCTGAFVLAAAGLLDGKRATTHWAHTRELSRRHPNITVDPDVLYVDNGSVLTSAGKAAAMDLCLHLVRLDHGSTIANKIARRLVVPPHRDGGQAQFIATPVPEPRNHPLADLFPWVLARLDQPLTVEDLARQARMSSRHLGRHFKQVTGTTPLQWLHTQRIRHAQELLETTDHTVDTIASTTGMGTATTLRRHFARTVGVPPDTYRRTFRAQPLITSPTQPQQTPPR
- a CDS encoding IS5 family transposase (programmed frameshift), encoding MTTKLVERLVPDGLWELFQRVVPPAPTRPQGGGRRRHGDREVLAAIVFVATSGCTWNQLPPGIGPSGVTAFRRFTEWSQARVWARLHRLVLDELGVQGELDWSRCAIDSVSVRALKGQLTGPNPTDRGKKGSKIHLIVDRNGLPISLGISAANTHDSQGFEPLARGIPPIRSRRGPRRRRPDKLHGDKGYDYPHLRRWLRSRGITPRIARRGIENSDRLGRHRWVVERSVAWLAGCRRLHRRYERKPEHFLAFVAIAATLICHRRLPK
- a CDS encoding HAD family hydrolase; translated protein: MPSPAATLRTRRRWRNHPLEQLPQAVRHQPLNKLRRHAISIPQDHTKRNDFLDHQRTACQREFRRPAQDQQYQTQHTDLTDPTDPTDPTDQDTDSKPLEIRDDAPAAAVALLRDRSPAPWTCVIVTNGRTAQQEAKIRNTGLDQLVQGWVVSESIGHKKPEPQIFHAAAATVRLPLPGAWVIGDSPHADIAGAEALGLRNVWVTDGSPWPQNSYQPTHIAQDVATAISHAMRLP